TCAGTAATTTTTTCTTCCAAGTACAATCAGTTCCTCGATATAGGAATCATCCATGTGGACTATTTAGACTCGAGTTGTCCTTTTCCATAGCAATTATGCATTCCAGTCGATCATAAACCTGCATCGTTTTCCATATCCTCACAGTTCTCAGATGtaatagagagaaaaaaatggtGTAGAAAAATAGGAGCTTTTCTACATTGCAGGTCTTGAGGTCCAAGGACGGAATACCTGAGATAACTTCTTTTGCTTATCTTCTACACTTGAAGAAGGGTCATACCTGGATACCAAAAATACAGTGTTCTCAGTTTAATCGATGAACAAATGTGATCTATATAATTGTGACTTACCATTCCCGTGGAAGACCAGCTTCATTTCTAGCCAAATGGTTGAATGGTCCTTTTACCTCCACGTTATACTCCTCTAGTAAATCTGTAAGAAGAATTGGTGAATTCGCTAAAGAGGCTAGAGAGTGGCTACACCTAACAAAACGGATAACATAAAATGGACCTCTGAAAGTGGTGCAAGGTGCGCGTCCCATTTTCTCACAAACCGAAACGAACCAGAAGACGCCTACAGCCACGTGTGCAACTTCTTCATCAGCAATTTTAGCCACAATTTTGGAAGTCCTATGGTCTCCAAAACCAATCAGTTTTTGCACCAGCCGAGGCCCAGCATCAAGACCTCTTGCCTCCTATAGCAATAATACAACACATGAATACACATAACATAAAAGAAATGCAGAACTACCAATATAGCAAAAAACGAGCACATCCAAAAACCACAATTCACATCTCCAACTATAAACGAATTTTTTAGTCCGGCGTTCTGATGAAAAAGAGATTTATAAAATGGGCCCAGATACAGGCATACAGAAGAATGGAAATGGAAATTTCATAAACCGACAAAACTAGTTTGAGATTAAGGCATAGCTGATATTGTTGTACTTTGAATTCCTTTAGAATAAGTGAGGAAAAATGATAGGGAGAACTTCAGATAGGAACTCACCAAGTTTAACTACTGAACCTCTAGCTAAATCATTCATCGAAGTTTCTGATAAGAGAACGTAACATGAGACAATTACCATGGTCTCATGGAAGTCCCACACCATATTATGAACATGTGCACATGTATCCACTTAAAAATCGATAAAACACGATTGCAGAGATTTGACCACAGCTccttttagtgacaaaatttagCCTCACCTAGGTGCAGATTAAGCAGTACAAGACATTGCTCAAGTCTATCCCGTGACACAAGTGGCTATACAATTGCTTTGATGATTTCCATATAGATTCAAACACTATGCTACACATCCATCTTCAAGCAAAACAGAAAACTATTACAAAAGGAAAATACTGAAGCTCTTGAGAAGTAATTCAATCCTATGTTGCTTGGCCAAACCGTTGAAAAAGGGGGATACAGAGATGGGAGAAATCACAACAACAAATTAATCGGAAGGGACATCATTATTCAATAAACAGTAGAAAGAGCAATAAACGAAAATGgacctcttttttttaaaaaaaaaattacaagtatTGTTACACCTCCTGGAtatctcacaatcacatagCTATAAGATAGATCTAAAGCAATCAAAAACAAACAAGCGGAGTAAATTGAACAATCCTCAATATATAATATCCAAAAGTTAAAGCAGTTGATTTATCATTCTTACTAAAAATAGTGGAGGACCTGGACAAGTGGAATTGAAGCCAGCCGTGCAGCAACATTGTTTGAAGATTTCTCACACTCTCTCCAAAGCAAATTATGAGCGGGCATGTCACCGTAGCTGTTTAATTAACCAAAGAGATATAAGCATCTATCTTATGAACTACAAAAACTTTCATGCCAAACTTAGAAGGTAATTGAATAATTAATCACCTGACTCCAAGCTCAGATAATCTCTGGCAACACCATGCAAAATGGCGACTCTCATCATCAGCCACATGAGCAAAATCAGCAAAGAACCCCTCACCCAAAAGGTCACTGTACGGTGAGAAACGGACAACAGTATCCCATGCCAAGTCAATAGCATTTAACTCCACATGAGCAAGATTATG
The sequence above is a segment of the Solanum lycopersicum chromosome 10, SLM_r2.1 genome. Coding sequences within it:
- the LOC101244715 gene encoding uncharacterized protein codes for the protein MAYTIKFRPIIPSTIKFNLFSPHFQTISTAKSTTITSSCSIHYPELPNQWTGLHNWRRGSLNHHRFWGPNGPDNVPQSSNLIEESALLDSISSASSLAEMGAAVLSTSDPLLKSKLTHLGYCRWRQEGLPIGNFEPPVRPARPSKPHLVPPKEIPSPKHSGLSLNAYMLHNLAHVELNAIDLAWDTVVRFSPYSDLLGEGFFADFAHVADDESRHFAWCCQRLSELGVSYGDMPAHNLLWRECEKSSNNVAARLASIPLVQEARGLDAGPRLVQKLIGFGDHRTSKIVAKIADEEVAHVAVGVFWFVSVCEKMGRAPCTTFRDLLEEYNVEVKGPFNHLARNEAGLPREWYDPSSSVEDKQKKLSQVYDRLECIIAMEKDNSSLNSPHG